From the genome of Denticeps clupeoides chromosome 4, fDenClu1.1, whole genome shotgun sequence, one region includes:
- the psma8 gene encoding proteasome subunit alpha-type 8, with protein sequence MAARYDRAITVFSPDGHLFQVEYAQEAVKKGSTAVGIRGKDIVVLGVEKKSVAKLQEERTVRKICALDEHVCMAFAGLTADARIVINRARVECQSHRLTVEDPVTVEYITRYIATLKQRYTQSNGRRPFGISALIVGFDYDGTPRLYQTDPSGTYHAWKANAIGRSAKTVREFLEKNYTDEAIAGDNEAIKLAIKALLEVVQSGGKNIELAVIRRNQPLKLLESKEIEILVAEIEKEKEEEAEKKKQKKSS encoded by the exons ATGGCTGCTCGGTATGACAGAGCGATCACGGTGTTCTCTCCGGACGGCCATCTCTTCCAGGTGGAGTACGCGCAGGAGGCGGTGAAGAAAGGCTCCACGGCT GTTGGCATCCGAGGAAAGGACATCGTGGTCCTGGGTGTTGAGAAGAAGTCCGTGGCCAagctgcaggaggagaggaCCGTGCGCAAGATCTGTGCCCTGGATGAACATGTGTGCATGGCGTTCGCAG GCTTGACGGCAGATGCCCGTATCGTTATAAACAGAGCTCGAGTGGAATGCCAGAGTCACCGGCTGACCGTGGAGGACCCAGTCACCGTGGAATACATCACCCGCTATATTGCAACCCTTAAACAG cgttACACACAGAGCAATGGGCGCAGGCCATTTGGAATCTCTGCACTGATTGTTGGATTTGACTATGATGGGACCCCTAGGCTGTATCAGACTGACCCTTCAGGGACCTATCATGCCTGGAAG GCTAATGCCATTGGTCGCAGTGCAAAGACTGTGCGTGAATTCTTGGAAAAGAACTACACAGATGAAGCCATTGCTGGTGACAATGAAGCCATTAAACTGGCTATCAAAGCTTTACTGGAG GTGGTTCAGTCAGGTGGGAAGAACATTGAGCTGGCCGTCATCCGGAGGAATCAGCCTTTGAAG CTTTTAGAGTCTAAAGAAATCGAGATCCTTGTGGCGGaaatagaaaaagagaaagaggaagaagcagaaaagaagaaacagaagaaatcGTCCTGA